In Segatella copri, the DNA window ATGCGGTCAGAAAGACATACAAACCAGCTGCGCCAACCAGAGCAGAACGCAAGGCGGCAACCTACAGCAATGCCTCTATCCGAGGTTTGCAGGGACAGCGCGCTTCTATCCGGAAGAAGATCAGGGAACAGGAGCAGGCTTTGCAGAGAAATAAGGCGGATGTGAAGAAACGTCTTGAAGACCTGATGGCGCTGAACGGAGAAATAGACCAGCGTCAGAAGAAGATTGACGGTATCCAGAAGGATATCCATCATATTGACGGCAATATCGGCATTCTGCAGGCACAGTTGAAAACGCTTCAGCAACAGTTGCAGGACCGCAAGAACAAGTATATCCGTTCCATGCGCTATATGAGCCGTCATCATACGGTTCAGGACAAGCTGATGTTCATCTTCAGTGCCAAGAATCTGACACAGATGTATCGCCGCCTTTCCTTCATCCGCCAGTATTCTTCCTATCAGAAGGTGCAGGGCGAGGCTGTAAAGGCTAAGCAGAAGCAGGTGAACGAGAAGCACCAGCAGTTGCAGCATGTAAAGGGACATAAGAACACCTTATTATATAAGGGTAAGCAGGAGAAGACGGTTTTGGAAGGTAAGCAGACCCAGCAGCAGGAGATGGTGCAGGGACTGCAGAAACAGCAGAAGACCATTCAGGCTGTCATCGCCGACCAGCGTCAGAAAGATGCGGCAATCAACGCACAGATTGACCGCTTGATTGCTCAGGAAGTAGCCAAGGCTCGTGCCCGTGCTGCTGCCGAGGCTAAGAAGAAGGCCGCTGCCGCTGCTGCCGCCAAGAAACGTGCCGAGGAACTGGCTCGCAAGAAAGCTGCTGCCGAGGCTGCTGCCAGGGAGAATGCCCGTCGTATAGCCGAAGCCAAGGCGCGTGAGGCTGCTGCCGAAGCTGCCCGCAGAAAGGCTGCCGAAGAAGCAAGACTGGCTGCCGAGGCTGCAAGAAAGGCTCAGGAGGAGGCTGCTGCCCAGGCTGCTGCTCAGGCGAAGGCTAAAGCGCAGGCTAGGGCGCGTGCTGCTGCCGAGGCTGCCAAGCGTGCTGCCGCAGAGCAGGCTGCCCGTGAGGCTGCTGCCGAACAGGCTGCAAGAAAGGCGGAGGCTGAAAGACAGGCTGCCGAGTTGAAGGCGAAGATGGATGCGGAACGCAGTACCCGTGAGATTGCCGCTGCCAAGAAGGAGGCACAGGAGGCTTCTACCTTGAGTTCGGTAGACCGCATGCTGAGCGGTGGATTCGAGGCTAACCGTGGTAGATTGCCGATGCCTATCAGTGGCAGTTACCGTGTGGTGAGTCATTTCGGTCAGTATAATGTAGAAGGTTTGAAGGGTGTAACGCTCGACAATAAGGGTATCAATATCCAGGGCAAGCCGGGTTGTGTGGCTCGCAGCATCTACGATGGTGAGGTGAGTGCCGTCTTCGGTTATGGTGGCATGTGGAACGTGCTGGTCCGTCATGGAGCCTACATCTCTGTTTACTGTAATCTGAAATCGGTCAGCGTTCATAAGGGTCAGAAGGTACGTACCCGTCAGGCTTTGGGTAGTGTTGGCTCTGAAAACATCCTCCAGTTCCAGCTTCGCAAGGAGACTGCCAAGCTCAATCCGGAGGCTTGGCTGAGCAGATAATGTATGGCTGAGCCGATAATGTATGAAT includes these proteins:
- a CDS encoding murein hydrolase activator EnvC family protein; this translates as MKRILLFIMAITFSLAPFAQKHSAQKKPVRKTAVTAKKKAATPARKTNSRSHAVRKTYKPAAPTRAERKAATYSNASIRGLQGQRASIRKKIREQEQALQRNKADVKKRLEDLMALNGEIDQRQKKIDGIQKDIHHIDGNIGILQAQLKTLQQQLQDRKNKYIRSMRYMSRHHTVQDKLMFIFSAKNLTQMYRRLSFIRQYSSYQKVQGEAVKAKQKQVNEKHQQLQHVKGHKNTLLYKGKQEKTVLEGKQTQQQEMVQGLQKQQKTIQAVIADQRQKDAAINAQIDRLIAQEVAKARARAAAEAKKKAAAAAAAKKRAEELARKKAAAEAAARENARRIAEAKAREAAAEAARRKAAEEARLAAEAARKAQEEAAAQAAAQAKAKAQARARAAAEAAKRAAAEQAAREAAAEQAARKAEAERQAAELKAKMDAERSTREIAAAKKEAQEASTLSSVDRMLSGGFEANRGRLPMPISGSYRVVSHFGQYNVEGLKGVTLDNKGINIQGKPGCVARSIYDGEVSAVFGYGGMWNVLVRHGAYISVYCNLKSVSVHKGQKVRTRQALGSVGSENILQFQLRKETAKLNPEAWLSR